The Paraburkholderia caffeinilytica genome segment CGCTGGAGATCGTTGTCGATACCAGTCCCGCGTTGTCGAACCGGCTTGCGGACGGCAGCCTCGACGTGGTGGTGGGGGACCCGGCCTTGGTCGATTCGGCGCCGCTGCTGACCTGGACACAGCCGCTCTTCTGGGTCGGCGCCCGCGGGTTTAGCCGCGACGACGACGCGGCGTTGCCAGTGGTTGCATTCGGCGGCGCGTGCCTGTGGCAGCAACAGGTGTTGACCGCGCTGCGGCGCGCGGGCATTGCGTGGCGTATTGTGTGCACCAGCACCAGTTTGCCGGCGGTGCAGTCGGCCGTGGAAGCGGGACTCGGCGTATCGGTCCTGCTCGATGGCAATATCCGCCCGGAGTCGATGCGCGTGCTCGGTCAGGCCGATGGATTGCCCGATGCGCCAACCGCCGATTTTGGGCTTTTCATGCGGCCGGTGTCCGGTGCGCAGGCGGCCGCCGTGCAGACATTGCAGACGTTCCTCTGCGAGGAATTGCATCTTGGCTTGCGGGAGAACGAGCCGCTCGTGGTGCCGACGGCCTAGCGTGTGGATCACCCGCCCGCACGTCAGCAGGCACTTCGGCACGCACATTTCATGGGTAACCCCCGGTGCGGGAAGCAACTATTGCAATGCCGCGCGGCAAGTATTGCAACGAGCTTCGAGTCCGCGCGCCGGGGGCGAGCGTTGCCTTGCTGGCCTGGTCGAAATGGCGTCAGCGCCGCACCACGCCCATCAGCAAGGTGACGAGGAAGATCACCAGGAAGATGAAGAACAGGACCTTGGCGATTTCCGCTGCGCCCGCGGCAATGCCGCCGAAGCCGAATACCGCCGCGATGATCGCGATGATGAAGAAGATTGCAGCGTATCGAAGCATAGGGCCTCCCGCCGATAGATTGCTGGATCGAAGTTGATAATGGCTACTCGTTGCGGGCACTGCGTGCTTTGACGGGTTTTTGCCGGTGAGCGATATTCAGCAATCGATGTGCCCAGAGCCGGGCGAATCCGCCGATAACGTTTGCGCAGTCTCAATTGGCAGACAATTTCACTCGAGAGCGTGAAGCGAATGGAGCCGGGAAATTGTTAATTATGATTTAACGTTTTAGGATTTTGAAAATGATTGACATGAATTTTGTATTTTCATAAACATTCGGAAAACGTTTGCGCCGGTTTAATCATCCTGCTTCACCAGTGAAAATCCCGTTTCACCTCGGCGGGCCCCTGCCTGGCGCGCGGCGCATAGGAAAAATCCATTGTGAGATGGACGGAAATAC includes the following:
- a CDS encoding LysR substrate-binding domain-containing protein; translated protein: MTRDLDSSLLRAFVTVAETGAVGVAAARLARTQAAVSMQLRRLEEELGQRLLDRSPRGVQLTEAGHLLLPFAHTILGAGADARRALSAGQVSGTVRLGMLEDIAVGRLPRALRRFSIAYPQVALEIVVDTSPALSNRLADGSLDVVVGDPALVDSAPLLTWTQPLFWVGARGFSRDDDAALPVVAFGGACLWQQQVLTALRRAGIAWRIVCTSTSLPAVQSAVEAGLGVSVLLDGNIRPESMRVLGQADGLPDAPTADFGLFMRPVSGAQAAAVQTLQTFLCEELHLGLRENEPLVVPTA
- a CDS encoding DUF1328 family protein produces the protein MLRYAAIFFIIAIIAAVFGFGGIAAGAAEIAKVLFFIFLVIFLVTLLMGVVRR